CGGCGCTATCGCCACATGCGCCTGCACACCGCTCAGCACTTCCTCAGCGCCCGGATCTTCGCCCGGGCCAACATTCGAACCCAGAAGGCGAAGCTCGGGGGCCGAGAAGGGATCCTCGATCTGGAGGGAACGGTAACGGCGGACCTACTTCCGGAGCTCGCGGAGGACGCGGCCGAAGCGCTCTCGCACCCCCGGTCCGTACGGATCCGCCACGTGCCGAGGGCCGAGTGGGACCTGCACCCCTCCGCCCGATCCGGCCTCGTGCGTCTCGCCGCGCACATCGATCCCGTGCGCGTGATCGAGATCGACGGAATCGACGCCTGTCCGTGTGGGGGCACCCATGTTCGATCGACCGGCGAGATCGGCCGGATCGCGATCCGCGACCCGGTTCCCCTCGCCGGAGGGGGCTGCCGCCTCACGTTCACGCTTTTGGAGGAGACGGCCACTCCGAGCGCGTGACGCCGTAGACGTAGACATCGTGCCACCGCGCGTGGTGGAATAGTGCGCCCCGCAGCGATCCCTCCCGCCGGAACCCGATCCGCTCCAGGAGTCGGGCCGAGGGAACGTTCTCCACGTCACAGGTCGCCCCGATCCTCTGGACGGTCTGGGTTCGGAACAGCTCGGTCACCAGGATCTGCACGGCCTCGCGCCCAACTCCCTTTCCGCGTTGGGCAGGGTCTCCGAGCAGGTACCACACGTCGATGTACTCCAGGACCGGATGCGCCCGGTACCAGCCGACACACCCCACGATGGTCCCCGTCGCCCGGAGTTCCACGGCGTACCGCGGATAGAGCGAGCCGGGGTCTCCGGCCGCGCCGGCGAGTCCGGCCGCGAACGCGTCGACCGTGTCGGGCTCGTACCGGTCGAACGGCGCGACGAGCTCCGGATCCTGGTACCATTCGAATAGGAGCGCTGCGTCCTGGGCGGTCGGTGGACGCAAGCGGACCTGAGACCCTTCGAGCACCCTTCCCTCGGTCCGGTCGGAACGGCGGCCGGCGCCGGCCGGGCTCTCATCTGCGGCCCTCTTATATGTACACCCTCCTCGCCGATGAGTGCCATGGGGCCGTCGGCGTCTCGAGGTCCGGTCGTCGTAACGGGCGGCGCCGGTGCGATCGGCCAAGTGCTCGTCCGCGCCCTGCTTCACCGCGGCCACGAGGTCCGGGTCATCGACAACCTCTCTTCCGGACAGAGAAGTGATCTGCCGGATCCCGCGTCGGAGCCTCGCCTCTCCATCCTCCAGGCGGACCTGAGGGAACCGAAGACCTGGGAGTCGCAGTTCGATGGGGCCGAAGCCGTCTGGCACCTGGCTGCGAACCGGGACATCCGGTTGGGCACGAGCCGGCCGGAGATCGATCTGGAGCAGGGCACCATTGCGTCGTTCCACGTGATCGACGCCGCTCGCCGCCACGCGGTCCCGCGGGCGTACCTCACCTCCTCGTGCGTGATCTACGGCTTGCCGACCGTCTTTCCCACGCCGGAGAGCTACGGCCCGCTGGAACCGCAGTCGCTCTACGGCGCCTCCAAGCTGGCGGCGGAAGGACTGTTCAGCGCGTACGCCCACTCCTACGGTCTGCAATCGTACATCTTCCGTCTCGCGAACATCATCGACGCCCGGATGAACCACGGCGTGATCTTCGATTTCTTCGAGAAGCTGAAGAAGGACCCCCGTCGCCTGGAGGTCCTCGGCGATGGACGTCAGGCAAAGAGCTACCTGCGCACCGAGGACTGCGTGGCCGGAATGCTCCTCGTCGCCGACCGCGCGGACGCGAAGGTGAACATCTACAACCTCGGGACCCTCGATCGCATTTCGGTGCGGGAGATCGCGGAAAAGGTGGTGCGCGCCCACGGCGAGAAGGCCCGGATCGAGTTCACCGGAGGGTCCCAGGGCTGGGCCGGCGACGTTCCCCAGTTGCTCCTGAGCATCGACCGTGCGAGTGCCCTCGGCTGGCACCCCTCGTACACCAGCGCCACCGCGGTCGATCGGACGATCGCCGAGGTTGCGCTCGCCCGGGGGCTCGGGCGCTAAGGACTCGCCGATGGCCGGACGCCCTCGCGCTCCCGGGGAAGTGACGGTCATCGTCACGGTCCTGAACGATCCTCGCGTCCGGAGAGCGATCGAGAGCCTACGATCGCAGCATCATGCGATCGCCACGATCGTCATCGACGACGGAGGCGGCCCCTCCGGCGGAATCCGGCGGGTCGTCGAGGAGATCGCCCGCTCCGATCCGCGCGTCCAGTGGCTGGATGCCCCGGGTTCGGTCGCACAGAGCCGGAACACCGCGCTCGCCCGGGTCGATTCGGAGTTCGTGGCCTTCCTGGACGCCGACGAGATCGCCCCCGCCGACTGGCTCGCGCATCTGCTCGCGCCGTTCTCCGACCCTGCGGTCGGCTTCACAGGGGGCCCGACGCCCGCTCTCGCAGGTTCGGCCCGTGGCCCCGGGGTCCGGTACTACGACGGGTACCTGCGCCGCTTCTACGATGTGGTCGCCCGTCGCCACCCCCACGCTCTCCCGATGGGAAACTCGGCGTGGCGCATGGCGGTCTTCGATCGGTGCGGTCCGCTCGACACGACCCTCTCTCTCGGCGCGGGCAACGAGGACCACGACATGGCCGTTCGGACCCTCGAGGCCGGCTGGACGGCCGCGTACGTCCCAGAAGCGTACGTCGAGCACGACTTTTCGGACCTGACCTCCTGGAGGCTCTTGCGCAAGCAATCGCGCTACGCGTTCGGCGGGTTCGCCCTGTGGCGACGGCGGAGCAGCACCTACGAAGCGTCGGGATTGCGCCTCGCGCCGTATGTGGTTCTGCCCGGGCTCACCGTTCTCGGGGCGATCCTCCTCGTACCGGGGCCGACTCGACCGATGGGGGAGATCCTGCTCGGCATCGGTGCGATCGGACTGGGCCTCCTCGCGCTCGGGCTCACGGCCCAGGGGTTCGCTTGGGATCGGACCTATCCCGGGATGCGATATCGGGCGTTCGAGATCCTCCGCCGATGGGCGACCCTATGGGGAGCGGCCCGGGGCTGGCTCCGATTCGGTTGGAGCGGACGACGGCCGGGCGCCGGGGCGACCGCGGCCGACCCTCCGGCGTCGGGCAAACCTTAAACGGCATGCGCCCTCGGCGCGGAGATGTCCCCCCACGCATCGGAATCGTCGGCGCCTATCAAGTCCGGAGAGCTCGTGCAACTCGAGTACGAGCTTTGGGCCGAGGGCGGTGGCCGCACCGATCTCATCGATGCGACGAGCGAGGAGGTCGTGCAGAAGGCGACCGGGACCCTGCCGAGCGGCCGAACATTCGGCCCGCGGCCGCACCTCATCGGGGGAGAATACTTCCCTGCGGGAATCGAGAAGGTCCTCGAGAACGCCCAGATCGGCGAGGAGTTCGAGCGGGAGTTCGCTCCCGCGGACGCCTTCGGCGAGCGGGACCCGAACCTCATCGAACTGTTCTCGATGGGCGAGGTCCAACGCCTCCCCGAGATGCGGCGCGAGGACGCCGAGCTCGACATCGGCACCGTCCTCACCATCCGCGGCCGTCGGGGACGGGTCGTTACGCTCACGCAGGCCCGGGTCCGGGTCGATTTCAACCCACCGTTCGCCGGACGCAAGGTCCGCGCGAAGTTCAGAATCGTCGGCCGCATCGAGGGAGCTGTCGAGCAGGTCCGCGCGCTAATCGAGCTGGAATACGGACACTCCAAGGAGTTCCAGGTCGAGGTTCACGGCAAGTCGATCGTCCTCACGATCCCCGATCGCACCAAGTTCGATGTGGCCTGGTTCGGTGCGAAGCCTCGCGTCGTCGACCATCTCCGCACACAGCTCGAAGCCCATTCCGTCAAGCTCATCGAGGAGTACGTGACCCCGAAAGCGGCGTCCACCGAGACGCCGGTTCCGGCGGCAGCGATCGAACCCACGGCCGAGGCCCCGGAAAAGGGGACCCCGGCGCACTCCCACACGCACTCGCCGAAGTCCGCGTAGAGCCCGGCCCGAGTACGGCCTCGGGGCCCGATGGCGGGATATAGCGTCCGACCCTGACGAGGGCAACGCCCAGCGGGCGTGCGAGGTCGAGGATGGCACAGAAGCGCAAGACGATGACCACCGCTGCGGGGATTCCCGTAGCCGACAACGAGAACAGCCTCACGGCCGGCCCGCGGGGCCCCGTGCTGATGAGCGATCACGAGCTGTTCGAGCGAATGGCCCACTTCAACCGGGAGCGCGTCCCGGAGCGGGTGGTCCACGCGAAGGGGGGTGGCGCCCACGGCACGCTCACGGTCACACGTTCCCTCGCGAGGTACACGCGGGCGAAGCTGTTCCAGAAGGCCGGCAACTCCTGCCCGGCGTTCGTGCGCTTCAGCACCGTCGCGGGAGAACAGGGCTCGGCGGATACGGCGCGGGATCCGCGGGGCTTCGCGATGAAGTTCTACACGGAAGAGGGGAACTGGGACCTCGTGGGAAACAACACCCCGGTATTCTTCGTTCGCGACCCGCTGAAGTTCCAGGATTTCATCCACAGCCAGAAACGTCACCCCGAGACCGGACGGCGCGATCCCACGATGCAGTGGGACTTCTGGTCGCTCTCCCCGGAGTCGCTCCACCAGGTGACGATCCTGATGGGCGACCGGGGGATCCCCGCCACGTGGCGGAACATGAACGGCTACTCCTCCCACACCTACAGCCTGTGGAACGAGAAGGGCGAGCGGTTCTGGGTGAAGTGGCATTTCAAGACGATGCAGGGAAACCGCATCCTGACGGACGCGCAGGGCGTCGAGCTCGCGGGCTCGGCCCCGGACTTCCACCGGGCGGACCTCTACGACGCGATCGAGCGTAAGGAGTACCCGAAGTGGAAGGTCCAGATCCAGATCATGCCCGAGAAGGGGGCGGAGACGTACCCCATCCACCCGTTCGACCTGACGAAGGTCTGGCCGCACAGGGACTACCCCGTCCAGGAGGTGGGGATCCTCGAGCTCAACCGGAACCCAGCGAACTACTTCGCCGAAGTGGAGCAGGCGGCCTTCGAGCCGGCGAACCTTATCCCCGGGATGGGCGCCTCTCCAGACAAGATGCTCCAGGCGCGACTATTGTCCTACGCCGACGCGCATCGCTATCGGATCGGGATCAACTACGTGGCCCTCCCCATCAACCGGCCGCTGGCTCCGGTGAACTCCTACCACCGGGACGGCCAGACCCGCTTCGACGAGAACGGAGGCGGATCGCCCAACTACGAGCCCAATAGCTTCGGCGGCCCCGTGGGCGACCCGACGCTCAAGGAACCCCCGCTGCGGATCTCGGGCGATGCTGATCGCTACGATCACCACGTGGGCAACGAGGACTACTCTCAGGCGGGGGATCTGTTTCGGCTGATGGGCCCGGAGGAGCGCGAGCGCTTGATCGGGACCATCGCACGATCGATGGCCACGGTACCGAAGGAGATCCAGCTGCGGCAGATCGCGCAGTTCACGCGCGCCGACCCGGACTACGGCCTCGGCGTGGCTCGCGCCCTGGGTCTCGAGAAACCCGCGAAGCGCTAGATCCCGGACTCCCGGGGAGCGGAACGAACCGAGGGGGGAAAAACCCCCTCGGTTTGATTGCGTCGTGGCCGAACCGGGCGAGACGCACCAGATCTCTCGTCCGTTCCTTTATGGGACGTTCGCGGCGGGGATCATCGTCGCAGCCCTGCTCATTTATCTTGGCTCCAAGGGCTACATCGGGACGTGGATCCCGGGGAGCCCGTAGGGGTGCGGATGGGCGAGACGACCGAACCGGGTCCCGAGGACGACTACAACCCGAACATGGGTTGGATCGTCGCAGGCATCATCGTCGCGGCGATCTTCGCGGTAGGCGCGGCCTTCTGGTTCACCTTTCACCCGTTCTGAGCGGGCGCGGGGCACCCGGCTCGCTCTGGGATGCGGTAGAGATAGATCCGGTGCTCCAGGTCCACCGCGTCCGGTATCCAACCGATGAGCGGGTGATAGTGAGTAACGATCCGGCTCCCCGGTGCGAGCTCGCGTTCGAGCCGGGGGCTCAGACGGGTCATCGCCGAGGGCCAGAGGAAGGTGGTGACGACCGTCGCGCCGGTGAGATCCGTGCGGAAGAGGTTCTCGCGGCGCACCGTGATCCGCCGGCGCGCGGGGCTCCGCATGCGTCGGAGGGCCAGAATCCCGGCGCGCAGCGGATCGATCTCGATCGCCACGACCCGCGCCCCGCGCTCTTCCGCGGCGCGCATCGCGATCGCCCCGGTGCCCGCCCCGAGCTCGTAGACGGTGTCCGTGGGGCCGATCTCGGCGAGTTCGAGGAGCGCGCCGACCCGCGCCCGGCCGGTGGGCTCATATCCCGCCCCGAACAGGAAGGAACCCAGGAAGAAGTAGATCACCGCGCCCGCTCCGATCGCCACGAAGATCGCGGCCCACGGTAACGCGTCGGCCATCTCGGCGACCGCTAGCGGGACGGGAAGCGCTCGGCGTACAGCTTGCGAGCCGCGGTTTCGGGATCAAGCGTGCGCGCGAGCACACGGTCGACCAGCCCGCGCAGGGCAGGATCCTCGAGGATCCGTTCTCCGACCCGGTCGCGCACCCGGCCGGCAATCTCCTTCGCGAGCCGGCGGCGCTCCTCCTCGCTCCGGCGGCCGCCCGCATCGAGGAACGCTTCGTGGGCGGCGATCGCCTCCCAGAGCCAATCGATCCCGCGGGGCGGCGAGGTCGACGTCGCGACGATGCGGGCCGTCCACCCGTCCCGAGGCCGGCCGGTCCCGGCGAGGTCGGTGAGGTGCTTCTCGGCGCGTTCCGCTCCGGGAAGATCGGACTTGTTCACGCAGAAGACGTCCGCGATCTCGAAGAGGCCGGCCTTCATCGTCTGGACCTCGTCCCCCAGGTGCGGGACGAGAACGACCACGCTCGTCGTCGCGACGTCCCGGATCTCCACGTCGACCTGGCCGCTCCCGACGGTCTCCACGAGGACGATCTCGAAACCCGCCGCTTCGAGAAGGCGCACGCTCGCCCGGGTCGCGATCGCGACCCCACCGGCGTGTCCACGGCTCGCCATCGAGCGGATGAAGACTCCGGAATCCTCCGGCGCGCGATCGAGACGGATCCGGTCCCCCAGGACCGATCCGCCCGAGAACGGGCTCGAGGGATCGACCGCGAGGACCGCCACCGTCCGGCCGAGGCCCCGCAGATGCGCGATGAGCTCGTTGATCACCGAGGATTTTCCGACGCCGAGCGGGCCGGTGATGCCGATGACGTGGGCGCGGCCGGTGAACGGGTAGAGCGCGCGCAGCGTCGGTTCGGCGCTGCGGTCGCCGTTCTCCACGGCCGTGATCAGCCGCGCGAGGGCCCGACGGTCCCCGCGGCGAACGTCCCGGGCCGCCTTCGGAAGCCGTGCCGTGCCTTTCATGTCGAACGGCCGGCGAGCGTGCGTGCCGTCGTCACGATCTCTTCCAGCGACGCACCGGGTCCGAAGATCGCCCGGACTCCGAGCTTCTTCAGCCGGCGGGCATCCTCGTCCGGAATGATTCCCCCGGCAAATACGGGGATGTCGCTGGCCTTCTCTTTCTTCAGGAGCTGGACGATCCGAGGGATGAGCGCCATGTGCGCCCCGGACAGGATCGAGACGCCGACCAGGTCGACATCCTCCTCGATTGCGGCCTGAACGATCGCCTCCGGGGTCTGCCGGAGCCCGGCGTAGATCACTTCCATGCCCGCGTCCCGCAGGGCTCGGGCGACGATCTTGGCCCCTCGGTCGTGCCCGTCCAACCCGGGCTTGGCGATCAGGACCCGGATCGGAGGCTGCTTCACCTGACGGACCATGCGCTCGCCTCCCTCGCGTGGGAGAGCCCCCCCATAAAAAGGGCTTGCCGCCCCCAGTTCGGGCAGTTTCAGAGAAGGGCGGCCAGATCGAGGAGGACGTTGCCGAGGAGGAGGGCGAGCCCGGCGCCGAGCGCGAAGAACAGAACGAGCGGGACCTGCGGGGTGACCCAGACCCGTGCGACTCCCCGCGCGTGGAGCTCCGCGGCCTGCTCGGCCCGCAGCTGGTGATCTTCGGCCGCGGTGTCGAGTTCCATCGGGGGTGCTCCCCGCTCGAGCTTCGGCTCGTGCAGCCAAACGAAGCGTAGGGAGAGCTCGTCGGTTGGGATCGACGTTCCGAGGAATCCTCTCGCGAAGGAGAACTCCCCGCGGCGCGCGTTGCGGATCGCGAGCCATATCGGAACGGCGAGCGCGAGCACCGCCCCATTGATGAGGGCAGTCAGTGCGAACGGAGTCACCTGCAACAGCGCGGTCAGGGTCGTTGTCTGCGCGAGAAGAGGCGTCGACCAGAGCGGGAGGAGCACTGCGACGGTGATCACCGCCTTCGCATCCGCCCCTCCATACAGGACTCGCGCCTCGAACAGGCCCCGCGCCAGCAGCACGGCCGCGTACACCGCGATCGCAGCGACCGGGATGCCGCCCGCACCGAGTCCGTACGCCCACCCCGCGGCGAGCAAAACGACGCCGGTCCCCACGTACAGGGATACCTCGAACAACTCCGGCAGTCGGCTCGATCCACCGCTCCATCGCTCATCCCAGGGGAAGAGGTGCTGGAGCGCAAACCCCGCCACGAGCAGCCAGAGAAGGACGGGACCGAGCCCCGAGCCCGCCACGAGGCTCGCCCCGATCGCTGCGCCGATAAGACCGACGATCTGCCAAAGCCGATCCGGCACCTCTCGCGACCGGGCGTCCCAGCCCGCCGCGAGTCCGAGACCGATCACGAGGGCGAGGATCTCTAGGCCGACGAGGATGCTCGACGTGTCCGTCACCTCATCTCCTACCGTCCCCGACCTAGGACCCGGCTCTTAAACCGAGGGACGCGCCGGCAACTCTTGCGTGCCGTTCCGCTTTTATCGTGACCCCCGTAACTATCGTCGAGCACCCATGTCCGGACCCCCGCTCGCGACTCCCCCGCCGGTCTCCGGGACTCCCGACATGGACGCGTTCGGTCCCCCTGCCCCGCCTCCCGGCCTGTCGCGCCGCCGCGCGCGGTGGACCGCCGTCGGGGCGATGGTGATCGTCGCGATGCTGGTCGTCGGTGGGTTGTTCTGGCTCGGGGTCTTCTCTCCCGGGACCACCCCCGGCACCTCGACGAGCCCCCCGTACTCCTCCGCGCTCGGAGCGGCGTCCTCGATAGCCCAGGGAGCCTCCGGGGGACCCTGGATGATCGTGGCGGGGGTGGGGATCGCCCTCACCTCCAACGTAACGGAGTCGGCGGCCAACATCTCGAGCCAGTTCGCCACCTCGGGATGCATCTTTGCCTGGCAGGGAACTCCTCCGACCTCGGTCACGTTCCCTGCGACGCCGACCCACGCGGCTCCGGGGAGCGCAGGAGCCTGGGCTTTCATCTCCACCAATCCCTTGCTCACCGCGCTCGTGACCTTGGTGACCAACTCGATCGCGACCAACCTGTTCACGATCTCCGGATCGTGCGCGGCGAACTTTGCGCTTCTGAGTTCCCTGCCAGGAAATGTCGTGGATTCGCCGACCGCGGCGGCCTCGGCCAACGCGGCCGGAGGTACCGCGTTCCTCATCGCCCATCCCGGCGCCGAGCGGGTGTACGCGATCGCCGCCGCCGGGCCGCTCGCCTTCTGGGTCGTGACGTACTCCACCTGTCCCTTGAGCTCGAACGCCACTACCACCGGCCTGCAGTTCAACGTGACCGAGTACGCGTCCACGGGAACCCCGGTCATGCCGGGCAGCACAGGGACGGTCACCTGCTCGTCCGGGCCGATCCCATAGGTCATTCTCCGGCGGGCTTTGTAGGGCAATCTCTCGTCAGAACTCGATTGTCCTACGGCCGTCCTGATTCTCCTACGCGCGTCGCGGCATCGATTTTGGAGGATGTCGTGCCGCGAAGGAAATCCGGCACGATCCCGTGCTCGAAAATCTCGTGAATCACCACGGTCAGGTTGTAGGCCAGAATCTTGGCCAGCAGTTCGTTCGTCTGAGCGGTCGGTGTCCGGGATCGGAGCGTCTCACCGAACTTCCGCTTGAGCGCGGAGAACACCGACTCCACATTCGACCGGGCGTGGTACTTGACCTCGAACTCGTCACGGTGCAGTTGGAAGAAGAAGAACGCCTTCCGCCAAAGCTCGGAGTGGGCTTCCGGCCCCTTGTGTCCGCGAGCGGCCGGGCGCGGCTTTGCGCTCGACTTGAAGGGCACGTAGAGGTCGAACCCTATCTCTTGAGCGAGCGCGTAGTTCGCCCGGGAGGAGTACGCCTTATCCGCGTATACCTCCTTGAGCGGGAAGCCGGCTTGAGCGGCCTGCCGAACCAAGGGCGCGAACTCGGGGTTGTCTCCGCCATTCTTCCCGGTGACCGAGGCCCGAACGATAACATGCGTCTTGACGCCGGCGAGCGCGTGGGCCTTGAGCCATATGTGCTCCCGGGCGTCCCCGTGCTTATCCTCCATCCACGCACCGAACGAAGTCGTGCGGATTCCGGTGGAGTCGGGAGCGAAGCCTCCTTCGAGAGCCGCGAGCGGGAACGCGGAGCGGGTGACTAGCTCCTCAAGGACCGGGGTCAATTCCGGGCGGTTCAACGCCTCGGATGAGAGGGTGTAGTGAGGGACCTTCGGAAGCTGGCCGCGCTCCACCGCGAACCCGAAGAGGGAGTGGGCGCGGCGGCAGGAGAGTTGGGAGTAGACCTTCTGCACGGCGCAGAAGAGTTGGTCCGCGAGCGGGATGGGGTGCCGGCCGGCACGGCGAGGATCGCGCTCCGGCTCCGGAACTCCCGCCACAAGGTCCCGTAGAAGCACGTCGAAGAGCCGAACTTCCTCCATCTGGGCGCGGTCGTACGCCGCCCACGCTTGGGGATAACTTACGGGGACCCGCTCACTCTGGACCTCGCCGGACGGTAGGATGGTCTGCTTCTCAAGGTAGAACCGAACCGAGGCCGCATGCTTGCAGGGTAGGTTGCGCTTAGCGAAATCTGGGCAGTTACACGCGACGCTTCCGACTCCCACCGAGACTCGGTAAGCACCGGGGCCGCTTTGGGACTTCACGAGGAATACCCCGTCGTTGACCTCCTCGACCGCTCCGGGGGTGGCGGCGATCTGCCGCCCCTTCTCGGTTCGCTCTGCGTCCATCTGAAGTGCGCCCATCGTCTCCGCCATCGCCGCCATCTGTTCCTTCCTCCCCCACCCGTAGCCTACGTGTAACCTACAGTCTCGGGAGTATTTAAGTGCGTTGTCTACGGGAATGTCCACCCATAGGCTATAGTTATGTAGTCGTCCGCCCGTGAGGGTGATGGGAGAATCCATG
Above is a genomic segment from Thermoplasmata archaeon containing:
- a CDS encoding alanyl-tRNA editing protein; protein product: MTELAYLDSSDAAYVRTFRARIQARPPGAVVLDRTYFYAVGGGQPADRGLLRAPSGRTVDVVDVTKSGSAVVHRVRGTPEAFADLAVGTKVEGVLDFDRRYRHMRLHTAQHFLSARIFARANIRTQKAKLGGREGILDLEGTVTADLLPELAEDAAEALSHPRSVRIRHVPRAEWDLHPSARSGLVRLAAHIDPVRVIEIDGIDACPCGGTHVRSTGEIGRIAIRDPVPLAGGGCRLTFTLLEETATPSA
- a CDS encoding GNAT family protein, coding for MRPPTAQDAALLFEWYQDPELVAPFDRYEPDTVDAFAAGLAGAAGDPGSLYPRYAVELRATGTIVGCVGWYRAHPVLEYIDVWYLLGDPAQRGKGVGREAVQILVTELFRTQTVQRIGATCDVENVPSARLLERIGFRREGSLRGALFHHARWHDVYVYGVTRSEWPSPPKA
- a CDS encoding NAD-dependent epimerase/dehydratase family protein; amino-acid sequence: MGPSASRGPVVVTGGAGAIGQVLVRALLHRGHEVRVIDNLSSGQRSDLPDPASEPRLSILQADLREPKTWESQFDGAEAVWHLAANRDIRLGTSRPEIDLEQGTIASFHVIDAARRHAVPRAYLTSSCVIYGLPTVFPTPESYGPLEPQSLYGASKLAAEGLFSAYAHSYGLQSYIFRLANIIDARMNHGVIFDFFEKLKKDPRRLEVLGDGRQAKSYLRTEDCVAGMLLVADRADAKVNIYNLGTLDRISVREIAEKVVRAHGEKARIEFTGGSQGWAGDVPQLLLSIDRASALGWHPSYTSATAVDRTIAEVALARGLGR
- a CDS encoding glycosyltransferase; this encodes MAGRPRAPGEVTVIVTVLNDPRVRRAIESLRSQHHAIATIVIDDGGGPSGGIRRVVEEIARSDPRVQWLDAPGSVAQSRNTALARVDSEFVAFLDADEIAPADWLAHLLAPFSDPAVGFTGGPTPALAGSARGPGVRYYDGYLRRFYDVVARRHPHALPMGNSAWRMAVFDRCGPLDTTLSLGAGNEDHDMAVRTLEAGWTAAYVPEAYVEHDFSDLTSWRLLRKQSRYAFGGFALWRRRSSTYEASGLRLAPYVVLPGLTVLGAILLVPGPTRPMGEILLGIGAIGLGLLALGLTAQGFAWDRTYPGMRYRAFEILRRWATLWGAARGWLRFGWSGRRPGAGATAADPPASGKP
- a CDS encoding catalase — protein: MAQKRKTMTTAAGIPVADNENSLTAGPRGPVLMSDHELFERMAHFNRERVPERVVHAKGGGAHGTLTVTRSLARYTRAKLFQKAGNSCPAFVRFSTVAGEQGSADTARDPRGFAMKFYTEEGNWDLVGNNTPVFFVRDPLKFQDFIHSQKRHPETGRRDPTMQWDFWSLSPESLHQVTILMGDRGIPATWRNMNGYSSHTYSLWNEKGERFWVKWHFKTMQGNRILTDAQGVELAGSAPDFHRADLYDAIERKEYPKWKVQIQIMPEKGAETYPIHPFDLTKVWPHRDYPVQEVGILELNRNPANYFAEVEQAAFEPANLIPGMGASPDKMLQARLLSYADAHRYRIGINYVALPINRPLAPVNSYHRDGQTRFDENGGGSPNYEPNSFGGPVGDPTLKEPPLRISGDADRYDHHVGNEDYSQAGDLFRLMGPEERERLIGTIARSMATVPKEIQLRQIAQFTRADPDYGLGVARALGLEKPAKR
- the meaB gene encoding methylmalonyl Co-A mutase-associated GTPase MeaB; amino-acid sequence: MKGTARLPKAARDVRRGDRRALARLITAVENGDRSAEPTLRALYPFTGRAHVIGITGPLGVGKSSVINELIAHLRGLGRTVAVLAVDPSSPFSGGSVLGDRIRLDRAPEDSGVFIRSMASRGHAGGVAIATRASVRLLEAAGFEIVLVETVGSGQVDVEIRDVATTSVVVLVPHLGDEVQTMKAGLFEIADVFCVNKSDLPGAERAEKHLTDLAGTGRPRDGWTARIVATSTSPPRGIDWLWEAIAAHEAFLDAGGRRSEEERRRLAKEIAGRVRDRVGERILEDPALRGLVDRVLARTLDPETAARKLYAERFPSR
- a CDS encoding cobalamin B12-binding domain-containing protein — its product is MVRQVKQPPIRVLIAKPGLDGHDRGAKIVARALRDAGMEVIYAGLRQTPEAIVQAAIEEDVDLVGVSILSGAHMALIPRIVQLLKKEKASDIPVFAGGIIPDEDARRLKKLGVRAIFGPGASLEEIVTTARTLAGRST
- a CDS encoding transposase, whose amino-acid sequence is MAAMAETMGALQMDAERTEKGRQIAATPGAVEEVNDGVFLVKSQSGPGAYRVSVGVGSVACNCPDFAKRNLPCKHAASVRFYLEKQTILPSGEVQSERVPVSYPQAWAAYDRAQMEEVRLFDVLLRDLVAGVPEPERDPRRAGRHPIPLADQLFCAVQKVYSQLSCRRAHSLFGFAVERGQLPKVPHYTLSSEALNRPELTPVLEELVTRSAFPLAALEGGFAPDSTGIRTTSFGAWMEDKHGDAREHIWLKAHALAGVKTHVIVRASVTGKNGGDNPEFAPLVRQAAQAGFPLKEVYADKAYSSRANYALAQEIGFDLYVPFKSSAKPRPAARGHKGPEAHSELWRKAFFFFQLHRDEFEVKYHARSNVESVFSALKRKFGETLRSRTPTAQTNELLAKILAYNLTVVIHEIFEHGIVPDFLRGTTSSKIDAATRVGESGRP